A stretch of DNA from Granulicella pectinivorans:
GCGGGGTCTACGTCGGGCTCCATCTTGGGCGTGGGCGCGGCCAGGTCAGTGGTGCCGATGACGACTGCTCCCTGCCATGGAATGGCGAAGATGATGCGACCGTCTTCCGTCTTCGGGACCATGATCGCGGTCGCGCCGCCGAGGAAATGCGGAGCAACCACGATGTGGGTCCCACGGCTCACCGACAGCAGATTCGGCCGCGCTGGCTGGTCCATGTGGCGCAGATCGTCGGTGAAGATGCCGGTCGCATTGATCACGGCCTTGGCCTGAAGCGTGTGCTCGGTTGCCGTCTCCTCGTCACGGACAATCGCTCCGGAGACCTTTCCGTCGGTGTAGGTCAGCTTCTGAACGCGGGTGTAGTTCAGGACGGTGGCACCGTGGTCGATGGCTGTCTGGGCGAGCGCGAGCGCATAGCGCGCGTCGTTGAACTGCGCATCGTGGTACAAAATGGCACCCTTCAGATTCTTCGTCGCGATGCCGGGGATGAGGGCGACCGTCGCCTTGGCCCCTAGAATCTTGGTCGGCCCCATGGTGCTCGAGCCCGAGAGCTTGTCGTAAAGAGTAAGTCCAGCGCCGTACCAGGGAAGCTCCCACAGATGCGTCGCCGGCAGAACCGTCGGTAGAGGATGCACGATGTGCGGAGCGTTCCGCAGCATCACGGCGCGCTCGTGCAGCGCCTCGTACACCAGATGCACCTGTCCCGAAGCGAGATAGCGTACTCCGCCATGGACGAGTTTGGTGGCGCGGCTGGATGTAGCCTGCGCAAAGTCGCCAGCCTCGACCAGCGCGGTACGCAGACCGCGGGTCGTGGCGTCGAGCGCGATGCCAAGCCCCGTGGCGCCACCGCCAATGACGAGGACATCGAAGGGCGCTGTCTCAAGGGCGGCGAAGGCCTGGGTGCGGGTTGTGTCGGGCGTGCTCATAATCACTAGATGCCGCTCAGCCGGAGAAAGAGTCCTATCAGTATCGCTCCAACCA
This window harbors:
- a CDS encoding glycerol-3-phosphate dehydrogenase/oxidase, coding for MSTPDTTRTQAFAALETAPFDVLVIGGGATGLGIALDATTRGLRTALVEAGDFAQATSSRATKLVHGGVRYLASGQVHLVYEALHERAVMLRNAPHIVHPLPTVLPATHLWELPWYGAGLTLYDKLSGSSTMGPTKILGAKATVALIPGIATKNLKGAILYHDAQFNDARYALALAQTAIDHGATVLNYTRVQKLTYTDGKVSGAIVRDEETATEHTLQAKAVINATGIFTDDLRHMDQPARPNLLSVSRGTHIVVAPHFLGGATAIMVPKTEDGRIIFAIPWQGAVVIGTTDLAAPTPKMEPDVDPAEIDFLLQTIAPYLAAPITRADILSIFSGLRPLVTGKENSTSKLSREHHIDVSNSGMVSVAGGKWTTYRRMAEDTLNFAADKRLLPKGKSVTDHTPLRGATTTKAPNPHLAEYGTETTAISALIANDPALAVPLDPALPYSKALVIHAVRNELARTVEDVLSRRTRSLLLDARAALRAAPEVARLIAQELGRDEAWVSAQIAAFTELALRHYLPA